Part of the Cydia pomonella isolate Wapato2018A chromosome 8, ilCydPomo1, whole genome shotgun sequence genome is shown below.
tcttaaaggccggcaacgcacttacaacccctctgggttgcaggtgtccatgggcggcagtaatcgcttaccatcaggcgatccgtctgttcgtttgcctcctctaccataaaaaaaaggagaatttttttttttagggtaggtACCTCGCATACAAAATTGGTTATTggttaggtattttaaaacgaataagggtctttCTTTAATAAAGTGGATATTTTCGGAAATGAACGCTCCGAAAGAAACAAAATGTGTATCgcccctttaacttttaaaccatgggtcctaaaaatatgaaaaaaatcttaaaacgaaTGCTTAACAATTACTttgaatgaaaactatagcgaatatgatcggtccagccgtttttgaatgATTGCATAAAAGTCTTCTCTTAGTAAAACGACGTTCAAAAACGCTGTGAAGGTACTCCCCTTGGACTAATAATACTACGGACGTAGTTTTGGTAAtacacaactaggattccatcatccaccattCCTTGTACTTACTGTAACGTAATACGTtacatgtttaataaaatagacCTTGCGcaacacacacacattgacagCTAACATCCACTAATCTGCCGTCAGTCGGATCGAGACATCATTGGAGTGAAttgtagaaagaaaaaaatatatgcaggCATGCGTGGTTAAATGTTGTAAAAGTTATCCCAAGTTGtccaatcgaaaaaaaaaaggtaacgGAATAACGTTATCGTACGGTTATCGTACTTAAAATCACGATATATCATGCAAAACAGGAGTGTGACCAGTAAGTTCAATAGGGTCATGTCCCGAAAATTAGGGTAACTGATGCCCTTCTTATTTAATCATTAATATCATTATGTAAATGGCAAAATTATTGAATGTGCATTTCAAAAAAACGTGCATATGGTAATTTCCCGCGAATAAGGAGATTAAAGACGCTTTAATGACTAATGTTTACTATATTGACTATGTTTGCatttatacttataaacttAATTGTGAATTGATGtacaatacctacttaatacgcAAAAAATGCTTATACGTAGTCccacaaaaatattttgctattgTACAAGTAACGGTTGATGAACAGTGGACCAGGCAttaaactacatgtattataaGTACAATGTAGTCCAGCGGTTGTCATTTCTATAAATCCTTAAGAAGTTACGACATTACACCTTTCTCTACTTTTAGAGGGAGGAGGATTACCAAAATAAACTAACCTATTTCCAAGATGTATGTGCTGATGtggtttttatgtatgtttactGTAGGGATAGCTTGTGTATTGTCAGCATTCCGCGCGCCTACGGAAACTAACACATGGCTCGCTCTTAAGTTGTCCCGGTCGTGAAAGTAGCAATATACGTTCCTAACTAAGTAGGTACCTCTGCTTTCTTATTTCATCATTAGGTATCGCATCTTTTTCGAACACTGTTTATCACTTTTCCGATTCTGtgacattattttttgttaaaaacagATGTTTCAAGTTTAAAAATACACCCGGCCAAATATGATTTCATTCGGATGgtaaatattagcatattacagtacatatggtgctactatTCCGCACGAATGCGGGAATAAGCATTTTTCGTGCCTATGTCAAAAATCTGAAatactatatgtactgtaaaacgctgTATAATGGAACGTACGTacgtgcgaataggtgattcgcaactcgtgacgatttaaaacacttcctttggtcatgttttaatttatcaaccttgttgcgaatttcctactttccgcacttaactattaaataatgtttgcagACCTATAAAATCAGGTGCATATTTAATGTTGAACATAAAACAGtgctgttattttatttaaaaataatgatttcaCCTTCGGGGAGATTTTGTGTTACATGGTATCACTCGCCTACACGCACCCTTTCAACcgtccgccattgcagtgtcacagtttgtcataagtcAAATACTCTCTGTCAATATCTTAACTATatggtactcccttatgcttataATGAGTATGATACTTActatagcccccgtttagctaATTCTGACAGAGtcgtaactacggaaccctacactaagcgtggctcgacatgctcttggccgatttttaatgTTTCATGTCATTCTCGCTTTCAGGCTCACGAGAACGAGCACGCTCGCACGGTGTCGCCCGGGCTCGCAGGcatgcgcgccgccgcgcccacGACGCCCTACCCGCCGCacgccgcccccgcccccgcccccgccctgCACGACGACAAGCACGAGCACGTGCAGCGCCCCGCACACTACCTCACCGTCAACAGCGGCTGGATCACGCAGCAGCAGGAAACACTCGACCCCGCGAAACAAAACCAACCTCCCGCCATTCAAAATCCTCTCAACGTCGGCATGCCCGTCTTGGGGACCAACGGCCAGATCATAGGCGTCAACACCGGTTACAACAAGCATcccaactttaaaaatattgcgGGTGTGATGCAGCTGAGCGAAGAACAGAAGGAGGAAAAGAAGGAGCAAAGTTTACCGCAACAGAAACCTCCGGCGAAGGAAGACGAGTCGCAAATATTCTGCGGGCTCAACCAGCCGCTGACGCCTGAGGTCATGCAGAAGATTAACGAGCAACAACAACTGTTCATACAGCAGAACCAAAAACAGATAGAGATGGCTATGAAGGGTTATAGAACGCAACTGGCGGAGTCCGCGAACCAAAACAAGCTCCAGGGGCAGAACCAGTACATGCCACAGGGGCAGCTGGTGATACAGAACGGTGCCGTAGTCAAGACCAACCCGGCGAAGACGCCGCCCTGGCAAGTCAAGAGGAACGATACCGCCTCCAACCCTATGTCGAGTCCCAGCCCCAAAGCTCCTAAGTTAGACAATATGGACTATGAGGACCCACCCATGAACATATCAGATGACTCCTCGGCTGTTAAGAATAACTTCGTCAACAATGATGCCATGAACCTAGCCATGTGCCCTCGCGTTCCTCCGCTGCCTCAACACTACAACATGATGAACCAGCAGTGGCCGAACGCCGAAACGAACAAGAAAAAGTTAAAGAACAACAACAAGGGCTCCAAAAAGAAGAACAATGCcaccgaaaacaaaataataacgtTCAACAATGGCATGCGGCTCGTCCAGGAATCTAAAGGAAAATCCTGTGAAGACATGTCCGGCAACAGCGTGCCGTCCTTCATGGACGACCCGAACGGCTACCTGGCGCAGCAAACGGTGCTGCTCAACAACACGATATCCAGACAAGTCGGCATCAACTCTTCCTTCGACGGCGGCCAGTACGAGAATGCGAACAACTGCTACGCTAACAACCAGCCGGATAAAACGTTCAAAACGTTAAATAAATCATGCGACATGAACGTGTACAGAAGTAACATGGTGCCGAACGCGTCACCCTCCCCAAACAATACCCCCGACAGCAGCGTACTATCAGATAAAACCCAGGACGGGTCACAGTGCTGCAAGGGATGCAACGTGTACAAGGGGAACGGCGCAGACTTTTCCGAAAACCAAATGCGAGTGAAATACATGAAGCACAACATGTACAAGATGGAAATAGATGGAAATCGTGGCGAAGCGCGCCTCGCGCCCAGCCCTAGTCACTACGATGACAACCCCGTCTCCTCCTCCACCTTCCTCGAGCGCAGCCCCGCGCACGACACCCAGCCCATCCAGGCCGGCACCGTCAGCACCAGCAACGGCTCACCCTCCGACAAGCTGCCCCCGCCCGAGCCTTCCCCCACCTCCTCGAACAGCTCCCGTAACACTGACACGCCTCACAGCAACGGCGGCGGCGGCTCTCAGTTCACACCCAACTGCACATTCCCCGGACAGAGCCCGGCCTACTCCGGCGCCGGCTCCTACAGAGACGGCAGCGACCCCTCCACGCCGGGCGGGCAGTACCAGTACCACTCCCCGGGTCCGCCCGCCTCCCAATCCATCACCGGAACTCAGATGATGCATTTCATATCGAACCACAACGTTAACAAAAATCTCATGGAAGTGGACAACATATCAATGGTCGGCGTCAAGCCCGGGTTGAAACTCCCGCAGGAAATATTTAGGGTAGAATCGAGGAAGAGGATAGAGAATTCCATGCCGGGCTATTGTCCGCCTCCGCACTTGGGTGGCGGGCCAGCGCACTCGCTTGTACAATCATGTTACGTACAAACATTTGTCACGACTATGGCCAGCGGCTTCTCGGTCACGAGAGACACTGTGACTTCCGTGTTAGCCGGCAAAGCCAACACCGCCACGACCTCCATCAATGCGTCTCAGATTAACTTTATCAGGCCGCCGCCGCCTCCGAGCGTAAACTTGGCCACCACCTACGCGATACCAAACAACCAGCCGGATCCTTTCATAAATTCAGTAAATTTACCTACCAGCTACCCCCTGCACATAGCGGGCACGACGGCGCAAAACATGATATCGAAATCGCCTCTAGAGATGGTTCAGAACGTTATCGGCAACGGGCCCGCGAAACCTGAAACTAGCGGCTCGGCGACGACTATACAAATGAATAGGAGACCGTGCCCGCCTACGACGCCCGGCCAGATTTTGATATCGTCGACCGGACAGATCATCGTTTCAAATAATCAaatgccgccgccgccgccgaagACCACGACGGTGGTTTCGCCCGTACAGGGATCGAGTACTAACGTCACCACCTCCGTCGCCCAACTTGGGCCGGCGGCCGGCCCGCCGGTAGTCAACCAAGTCGTCGTCAACACGCTACCGACGCCGTTCATGATACAACCCCCCATGATGGCGGTTGACGGGCAGGTGGTGCAGCCCAATACCATGCTGCCTCAGATCGTGGCCGGCGGGCTGGTCCCCGGCCAGTCTCCCAACGAGAGCCCGCGACAAGTAGACGCTAACAAAGGCGGCCCCGGCTTCATGCCGGGCGTGGCCATGTTGTCCCCAGAGAGTTTGAAGAAGAGaaataagaaaaagaaaactagCGCGAGCATAACTAATGTCCTACAAATAACGGCGCCCCAGCAGAACCCGAACAACATTATGGTGCATCACACCTCGCCGCAGCAGAGCTCCAGCCCACAGTTCTCCCCCAGAGGGTTCCAGCTGTCGCCCAACAACAATATATCGCCGGCACCCATGCTGCAAGCCTTGACGATCGTGCCCGGCAAGTCGGGTACCCCCGCTCACATAGTCATGAATGGCCAGGGTAACTCTAGCAACTTTGGATCTCAACAAATCATAGCCAACACGTCGCCGTCGCAGCAGATTAACTTACTCCAGCCGGTGAACCTAATAAACAACGCGAGCAACGTTATGTCCAACTTCCCCGCATTCCAACAGTTCATAGTGCCAAATATCGGCGGGATGGTGATGACCGCGGACGGGACGATCATACAGGACAACTCCAACGGAATGCCGATGCAGCTACAGTTACAAACCGTTAATGGACAAAACGTTTTGACCCCGGTGCAGAATCCTGGCGTTTTCGCCGCCGGCGCAAACGGTGGAGTCGTCATCAGAGCGCAAAATCAACAAGGAAAAATCATACAGTCGCAGCACAGCCCCGGCGCACAGTTCCTCTCCCCCAACAGCCAGGTTATGATGAACAGCCCCAACTTCAACGGGCAGCTGAGCCCGCTCCTCGCGAACTTGAGCCCGACAAACGTCGCCTTCAACGCGCCACAGGTCCGGTCCGGGAACGTCCAGCAGGAGTTCATCCAGACCAACCAGATGGGGCAGACGCTAATGGTGCCGCTGTCGCCGAAACAATCGCTCGCGCCGACCAACAGGACCAACACGTTCGTCCAGCAGAACACCACCATAGTCCAGCAACAGACCACTCTAGTGTCCAACTCTCAGACGCACTCGTCGATCGCTCTCGGCGGCGGCTCGCGTTTAAGCATCGACCCGAACGTGCTGCTCGCCTCGAAGCAAATTCAGAAGCGCAACTTCGACCCCCCGTCGTCGCCCGAGAAGGAGGAGAAGTTGTTGTCGTTCCCTCGCGACTCGGTGCCGGAGCGCGCGCACTCCGTGTCGACGCAGACGCTGCTGGCGCGCAAGTCGCCGGGCGGCTCCCCGCCCGACACCACCACGCACTCCCCGGCCGACCCCGCGCGCTCGCCGCGCTACGTCTCCCGCCCCGACACCACCACCGCCGAGCCCGACGACCCCGCCGCCTCGGTGAGTCACACGCAGTCTGAACAACGAGATTGATCATACTCCATACTAGTATCGGTTAGCTTACCGAATCCCCTTTAAACCGACCTGGTGTACCGATCAACACTTCTGCTTCCGTATCATTGTCCTAATATTTAGTCAAATAAACAACCTTAAAGACTTATAATTAGACTTATATTACACTCAGTTTGACCCAAACGTTTGTGACTGCAGGCGATGGTGCAGTGCGTGTCGAGCAGCGAGCAGGACATGGCGGAGTCCCGCGAGCACGTGTGGCCGGCTCCCAGGCCTGACTTCAGCCCGGACACCGATGCGCAAAGTAAGAGCCCAATTTAAAACAACTGAACATACTTACAGGCAGGGACCGGTTCGCTATCCCCTTCGACGGCTTTGGTATTTCAAaaggctttgcttaccaaagccgttgctctctaaaaccctttcatttggctttttaaTCGCCCACCCACCCACTCCTAACTGCTTACCCCTTGAAGGCGTATCAATTATAACGCTTATTCCATTTTCAACTTTCATAAAAATAGGATCAATATTGCAAATTCATGTTTAAAATGTAGGACAGGGTGTCTGTGTCTAGCGCGTTGACAGCACAGGtggtatatttttttgaatttggtAGGAGATATaccagtgaacggaaataaatCATGAGAACATTACCGTTCAAATTCTTGGGACAATAAGCACACATACACAATTACGCCTACATTTAAATTAGATACGTTTACAGAACCTGTAATCAAAACTGGTAAACGAAACAATAGTCATCTCTATTACACTAATGTACACAACTAAGTGTAGATGAAATGCATATGTATCAATAACTACCAATCAGTGACATTAATGCGCTAATAACCTTCTTGCTGTACGTACTGGCAGCTGAGAGTTCGCGGTTCATATTTGATTAGAATACGACTTGAACAGGGATGGGTTTATGCTATACATTGAAGACCCAGCCAAATAATCcacgtataatatttttatttttgtgcatCAACAgcaatataaaaagtaatctgtcattggtgatcattgttatcatcatctgtcattggttaTGATAAAAGGCCTTTTTTTTGCGCATTCTTTCATTATTCttccaataataaaattaggttatttataggccaaattacttgtttaaaaacaaagaaacgtcaaaatcattcagttcacgcttaaggcgtttttacttttgtagctgttcgtggttttttagcaaaaacgctaagtttagagtcggtttgaagcaaacgacagaaaaacgcctcttaaaagtgataaaaaagttaaaaacggCCGGatcggtaaaaaaataaattggaaAGTGTCAATTGTTTTtcacaaaaaatacaagaaacacgtatctaTGCTATAAAAATGAATTCTTCTACTGGAGAATATATAAATGTTCCAGGCAGAAATACATagctttctttcaacaattgtcctcacgccaatgttcatattaatttctttaatagaagtacttatagttatgcaaatgttttcttattttctcGCAAaagtcgtgaaaagcactatgtaatgcctcggccggaaacgAAAACAccatctttgagcggttttccggcctccTCTACATTGTACTATTTTTCTGGGAAGGGGTGGCAACCTCGCGAGCACAGTATTCTACCCGAAGGGTGTGGTATGTCAGCGGTGACGGGGAATCTGCCGAATTCTGCACCGGAACATGTGACACAGCAGAAAACTGTCATGTCGCCAAAATGTTTTATAGTTTGTAAGAGTAAATTTATTGCAGTCGTAAAAGGTTCGTTATTGCTCAGTATTAGGCGAATTATCTTTCCCCGTTTTGTTATGCTTGAGCATAGAATCTGTATTTACTAGTGCATACCTCGCATCGCATCTTTGGTTTATGTCCGACTGATTATTCTTCTCTCTGCTTTACCTtgaggttgactggtagagaatgccttttggcattaagtccttttgtacgataagttttcttttgtgcaataaagtttaaaaaaataaataataaataaattattcatcatcccgtcccggcatttttaagacggctcttgggagcctggggttcgcttggcaactaatcccgagaattggcgtaggtactagtttttacgaaagcgtctgccatctgaccttccaactctgGGGGTAAAttggccttattgggattagtccggtttccttcactgaaaagcgactggtaaatatcaaatcgtCAGATGACAAGCAAAACTTACTTATCACCCCCACAAGTCtctagccataatgaaccatattacgactaaaataaggttgatttttgtttaattatttttttagtaattaggttttgcttgtcacctgacgaaatgatatttcgtataataagttccgaaaactcactggtacgagccggggtttgaacccgcgacctccggattgcaagtagcacgctcttaccgctaggcaacCAGCGCTGTCCGACTAATTATAttgttcataattttataaatgccTAAAGTGTTAAAATTTCCAGccaagatatattatatatacttacaaATAATTTAAGTGGCATTTACGTAAACATTGTTACATTTCCAGATGTAATATCAAACTTGCCGCTGATGCGTCAGAACCGCAACCATAACCCCGTGGAGTCCACCGATATGCATTACAACCAGAACGTCACCGCGCCCGCCAACCAGCAGAATCTCATGCCCGTCACCACCAACTATTACGAGCGGACGCACACCTACAAGAGGAAAAACGACTTCGGGGACGGCTCCTCTTACAGAACCGACAAAATGATGCGGACCACCTACGGCATGGTCCACGGTGTACCCAAGGAGGACTACGACATGGGGTTAGCCTCCCCAGACAAGCAAGTGAGGCACTTCCCACCCTCCGGAACTAGTTCCGACTCGTCCGCCATCCAGAAAGTATTTGACAGACACAATCTAGGTTCTGGAAATGGTAAGTAGTATTTTCTGTTCTATGTATAACCTTTCTCGCTACGCTTACGATCCTTGGCTAATTAATTAAACTATACAATCCCATCAGCTTGAGTATTGGCAACACTTTTGACTATTTATATGAGATCTTGAAGCCCTTTTTCGCgaatataaaagtaaccaacaacttacatttaaattacaaatgtTTGAATATGACTAATTCTTTAGTATCCATCACTTTTGAGTCTTCacttaaataaattgaaaataaaata
Proteins encoded:
- the LOC133520517 gene encoding uncharacterized protein LOC133520517 isoform X4; protein product: MASKPATPAAARGVPGAPRVLVYVADSRQLEPGAAAPAEPPPLYPHDLPVALPRNALYRTQSDAADRNPPNTIFYKPLNNEGKLNTYGSGDSLVQRTDFFPVAQQFLKESVKLDENKSVERQSNIVVRRDCSNSSEVCGVESYNSRVPLESGELATYQTRCPVPGVSDNAVPLQPIVVQHGFNQYTESGSVNVNSEGRNSDRELVDKSFVNYQFLEQSVSHQSIVNQSISILNQQVGVSRVSEGEGPQLVRTPDGLVLAVLPSTAPQPDSSELCSRTPQSESSQTIIVPLGWRRIVSGTSVLYISPSGTALSTLPQLRDYLQTAGTCKCGLPCPLRPETTFSFDSKVVSKPYQAASGAELTKLCNHKRKLLATLQARAQSPSTPPPIADQKKAVGTELNALKKKMKKRAFPNMSVSQLMVQRERPLADFKAHENEHARTVSPGLAGMRAAAPTTPYPPHAAPAPAPALHDDKHEHVQRPAHYLTVNSGWITQQQETLDPAKQNQPPAIQNPLNVGMPVLGTNGQIIGVNTGYNKHPNFKNIAGVMQLSEEQKEEKKEQSLPQQKPPAKEDESQIFCGLNQPLTPEVMQKINEQQQLFIQQNQKQIEMAMKGYRTQLAESANQNKLQGQNQYMPQGQLVIQNGAVVKTNPAKTPPWQVKRNDTASNPMSSPSPKAPKLDNMDYEDPPMNISDDSSAVKNNFVNNDAMNLAMCPRVPPLPQHYNMMNQQWPNAETNKKKLKNNNKGSKKKNNATENKIITFNNGMRLVQESKGKSCEDMSGNSVPSFMDDPNGYLAQQTVLLNNTISRQVGINSSFDGGQYENANNCYANNQPDKTFKTLNKSCDMNVYRSNMVPNASPSPNNTPDSSVLSDKTQDGSQCCKGCNVYKGNGADFSENQMRVKYMKHNMYKMEIDGNRGEARLAPSPSHYDDNPVSSSTFLERSPAHDTQPIQAGTVSTSNGSPSDKLPPPEPSPTSSNSSRNTDTPHSNGGGGSQFTPNCTFPGQSPAYSGAGSYRDGSDPSTPGGQYQYHSPGPPASQSITGTQMMHFISNHNVNKNLMEVDNISMVGVKPGLKLPQEIFRVESRKRIENSMPGYCPPPHLGGGPAHSLVQSCYVQTFVTTMASGFSVTRDTVTSVLAGKANTATTSINASQINFIRPPPPPSVNLATTYAIPNNQPDPFINSVNLPTSYPLHIAGTTAQNMISKSPLEMVQNVIGNGPAKPETSGSATTIQMNRRPCPPTTPGQILISSTGQIIVSNNQMPPPPPKTTTVVSPVQGSSTNVTTSVAQLGPAAGPPVVNQVVVNTLPTPFMIQPPMMAVDGQVVQPNTMLPQIVAGGLVPGQSPNESPRQVDANKGGPGFMPGVAMLSPESLKKRNKKKKTSASITNVLQITAPQQNPNNIMVHHTSPQQSSSPQFSPRGFQLSPNNNISPAPMLQALTIVPGKSGTPAHIVMNGQGNSSNFGSQQIIANTSPSQQINLLQPVNLINNASNVMSNFPAFQQFIVPNIGGMVMTADGTIIQDNSNGMPMQLQLQTVNGQNVLTPVQNPGVFAAGANGGVVIRAQNQQGKIIQSQHSPGAQFLSPNSQVMMNSPNFNGQLSPLLANLSPTNVAFNAPQVRSGNVQQEFIQTNQMGQTLMVPLSPKQSLAPTNRTNTFVQQNTTIVQQQTTLVSNSQTHSSIALGGGSRLSIDPNVLLASKQIQKRNFDPPSSPEKEEKLLSFPRDSVPERAHSVSTQTLLARKSPGGSPPDTTTHSPADPARSPRYVSRPDTTTAEPDDPAASAMVQCVSSSEQDMAESREHVWPAPRPDFSPDTDAQNVISNLPLMRQNRNHNPVESTDMHYNQNVTAPANQQNLMPVTTNYYERTHTYKRKNDFGDGSSYRTDKMMRTTYGMVHGVPKEDYDMGLASPDKQVRHFPPSGTSSDSSAIQKVFDRHNLGSGNAST
- the LOC133520517 gene encoding uncharacterized protein LOC133520517 isoform X3; this translates as MASKPATPAAARGVPGAPRVLVYVADSRQLEPGAAAPAEPPPLYPHDLPVALPRNALYRTQSDAADRNPPNTIFYKPLNNEGKLNTYGSGDSLVQRTDFFPVAQQFLKESVKLDENKSVERQSNIVVRRDCSNSSEVCGVESYNSRVPLESGELATYQTRCPVPGVSDNAVPLQPIVVQHGFNQYTESGSVNVNSEGRNSDRELVDKSFVNYQFLEQSVSHQSIVNQSISILNQQVGVSRVSEGEGPQLVRTPDGLVLAVLPSTAPQPDSSELCSRTPQSESSQTIIVPLGWRRIVSGTSVLYISPSGTALSTLPQLRDYLQTAGTCKCGLPCPLRPETTFSFDSKVVSKPYQAASGAELTKLCNHKRKLLATLQARAQSPSTPPPIADQKKAVGTELNALKKKMKKRAFPNMSVSQLMVQRERPLADFKAHENEHARTVSPGLAGMRAAAPTTPYPPHAAPAPAPALHDDKHEHVQRPAHYLTVNSGWITQQQETLDPAKQNQPPAIQNPLNVGMPVLGTNGQIIGVNTGYNKHPNFKNIAGVMQLSEEQKEEKKEQSLPQQKPPAKEDESQIFCGLNQPLTPEVMQKINEQQQLFIQQNQKQIEMAMKGYRTQLAESANQNKLQGQNQYMPQGQLVIQNGAVVKTNPAKTPPWQVKRNDTASNPMSSPSPKAPKLDNMDYEDPPMNISDDSSAVKNNFVNNDAMNLAMCPRVPPLPQHYNMMNQQWPNAETNKKKLKNNNKGSKKKNNATENKIITFNNGMRLVQESKGKSCEDMSGNSVPSFMDDPNGYLAQQTVLLNNTISRQVGINSSFDGGQYENANNCYANNQPDKTFKTLNKSCDMNVYRSNMVPNASPSPNNTPDSSVLSDKTQDGSQCCKGCNVYKGNGADFSENQMRVKYMKHNMYKMEIDGNRGEARLAPSPSHYDDNPVSSSTFLERSPAHDTQPIQAGTVSTSNGSPSDKLPPPEPSPTSSNSSRNTDTPHSNGGGGSQFTPNCTFPGQSPAYSGAGSYRDGSDPSTPGGQYQYHSPGPPASQSITGTQMMHFISNHNVNKNLMEVDNISMVGVKPGLKLPQEIFRVESRKRIENSMPGYCPPPHLGGGPAHSLVQSCYVQTFVTTMASGFSVTRDTVTSVLAGKANTATTSINASQINFIRPPPPPSVNLATTYAIPNNQPDPFINSVNLPTSYPLHIAGTTAQNMISKSPLEMVQNVIGNGPAKPETSGSATTIQMNRRPCPPTTPGQILISSTGQIIVSNNQMPPPPPKTTTVVSPVQGSSTNVTTSVAQLGPAAGPPVVNQVVVNTLPTPFMIQPPMMAVDGQVVQPNTMLPQIVAGGLVPGQSPNESPRQVDANKGGPGFMPGVAMLSPESLKKRNKKKKTSASITNVLQITAPQQNPNNIMVHHTSPQQSSSPQFSPRGFQLSPNNNISPAPMLQALTIVPGKSGTPAHIVMNGQGNSSNFGSQQIIANTSPSQQINLLQPVNLINNASNVMSNFPAFQQFIVPNIGGMVMTADGTIIQDNSNGMPMQLQLQTVNGQNVLTPVQNPGVFAAGANGGVVIRAQNQQGKIIQSQHSPGAQFLSPNSQVMMNSPNFNGQLSPLLANLSPTNVAFNAPQVRSGNVQQEFIQTNQMGQTLMVPLSPKQSLAPTNRTNTFVQQNTTIVQQQTTLVSNSQTHSSIALGGGSRLSIDPNVLLASKQIQKRNFDPPSSPEKEEKLLSFPRDSVPERAHSVSTQTLLARKSPGGSPPDTTTHSPADPARSPRYVSRPDTTTAEPDDPAASAMVQCVSSSEQDMAESREHVWPAPRPDFSPDTDAQNVISNLPLMRQNRNHNPVESTDMHYNQNVTAPANQQNLMPVTTNYYERTHTYKRKNDFGDGSSYRTDKMMRTTYGMVHGVPKEDYDMGLASPDKQVRHFPPSGTSSDSSAIQKVFDRHNLGSGNGVEN